A window of Triplophysa dalaica isolate WHDGS20190420 chromosome 7, ASM1584641v1, whole genome shotgun sequence contains these coding sequences:
- the zmp:0000000912 gene encoding interferon-induced very large GTPase 1 isoform X2, whose product MLRSVWNFFTSDPNHEDRRETHAREQEPQEKKSIDTIQEKTVPQSKVSGTSHHSTIAALSVNVAEDVRKANIKKQVRESLGGNNIHLQQYDKEEDNKCGAGGQKSEHSEDKDKIKQQLKQLFRRLNLSPVQMKPQDFLQVTSPSMQRHEPCEEENLVQTFIQRLLMMDYRARYLPIKERQHKVNTQRKTGSGAGEGDAFENIFRRSAPVEEVNKQHSLHPMDIQMAALLHSDPFLRQLMVTKLSQCQYALPLLVPSPFNQKIEFPLWTFRQIRKSWKSYEKNISRNQGIHEAETPMVAFFRFSAISTSKSQIINSLINERHETFFHRHCRGSSKSCVLMDGVVEIAWYCPTGEKTDKFTNCIAFCNLHGDAQSNETQMKILSEESSINVVLLPDLDKSDKSMTIVEQLYNNPKPLICLLTEDESVVTEMRKDKYKIGLKDRNKSDVSEELRRSINKCLSNTKSNFKLSDIVKQSGIKIDETDRCCKKGNEMAKQITALLENSKLSKIKETFLPCQGKLWHKWCLKNKELYRPQGNNIEMHSSQKQMEMCKIREQQRERGLSTFMKLFIEKLDSANANEKMYFLKWLGFFLDEHTLGDLSALHLKYDDKWSKVLHLKKKHDKSEQLKEEQTQLEEMSEEINAATFGLEHLLREIGQIYESHESGKKNKETAGCPFNVSSLPRLAAELMVSGYPMELMDGDAAHVPMIWVKAVQDELIKILGDKRVFVLSVLGIQSTGKSTLLNAMFGLQFAVSAGRCTRGAFMQLVKVSEELKKHFKFEYLLIVDTEGLRALELAGRSTRHHDNEMATFVVGLGHMTLINIFGENPAEMQDILQIVVQAFLRMKKVRLNPRCMFVHQNVGDITAGEKNMVGKRRLQEKLDEMTQLAAKEEVCDAECFSDVIKFDIKTDVRYFAQLWEGSPPMAPPNPRYSENVQELKDAILSHASKCNGITLTQFRDRVGDLWNALLNENFVFSFKNTLEIVMYRKLEEEYAKWTWSLRSAMLEIEDKFHNRINNRQLRKVESRDLEQEMAKVNEEVKESMKVYFEEHKEKDILIQWRMKFQEKIEHLHGDLVRDAKRKLDNISHQREALSKLDGQKTLHERKLLDKSKELGFSLKQKHLDENEMKTEFDQVWVKWVSELAGDIRPLEEVNIVNDIFTILGEIHEVALVRKRLSKFESINQMTDFTIYVNPIKKFGIRSTQTFVLPPEEQESVKNLVQSIVRGTENQVKSKSVAKMGYNKSYIQEITQLVKTNVGKHKCLHKQYEFKKEFTVDLTLFMCKLAGERFAQLHQLFIEANDPLIYLEKKKPEYFNVFQGFCRGATSAAVFGALICSELKEPILQSVYNKTAKDLAGEMRTNIPAFTGNRSNLEKHILKKLAEEEDFDSFMEYILYPRDHFEEFIKDEVQAYITRPNSSALAMIKVNIKHKENCIIIAAETATAEVLSKRWDANMWLDVFSCHLNDELEYSKEHLTGNCCQDITDFELLNEIVKKELRLITEELNKGLTNPSEIKMTMFRKPPDEILIENFCQCCWVICPFCKVVCVNTMADHPGDHIAPFHRNCGMNGMIYRGTNNLSLSFCTSAVASDRSFYPSCNPDRRVLWKEYRTAGPKYSTWCITPDLSELPYWKWFVCQFQDDLESHYSRTFKGNGTIPDNWRYFTKEDALECLNKYI is encoded by the exons atgttgAGGTCTGTTTGGAATTTCTTCACTTCAGATCCTAATCATGAAGACAGAAGGGAAACACATGCTCGAGAACAGGAACCTCAAGAAAAGAAGAGTATTGATACCATTCAAGAGA AAACAGTCCCACAGAGCAAAGTATCAGGGACATCACACCATTCCACTATAGCTGCTCTTAGTGTTAATGTTGCTGAAGATGTGAGGAAAG caaacattaaaaaacaagtaAGAGAGTCGCTAGGAG gcAACAATATTCACCTGCAACAATATGATAAG GAAGAAGACAACAAGTGTGGAGCTGGAGGACAGAAATCTGAACACTCTGAAGACAAGGACAAGATCAAACAGCAACTGAAGCAGCTTTTCCGTAGACTCAATCTGAGTCCTGTCCAAATGAAACCACAAGACTTTCTGCAGGTGACATCACCATCAATGCAGAGACACGAACCTTGTGAAGAGGAGAACTTGGTTCAGACCTTCATACAAAGACTCTTGATGATGGATTACAGAGCAAGATACCTTCCAATAAAAGAAAGACAACATAAGGTGAACACACAAAGGAAAACAGGTTCAGGTGCAGGGGAGGGTGATGCTTTTGAGAACATCTTCAGGAGGTCTGCACCCGTTGAAGAAGTGAATAAACAGCATTCGCTTCACCCAATGGACATTCAGATGGCAGCGCTACTCCATTCAGATCCTTTCCTTCGTCAGCTTATGGTAACAAAACTGTCACAGTGTCAGTATGCTCTTCCTCTGCTTGTGCCCAGTCCTTTCAACCAAAAGATTGAGTTTCCCTTATGGACCTTCCGACAAATCAGGAAAAGCTGGAAGTCATATGAGAAGAACATCAGCAGAAACCAGGGAATCCATGAGGCCGAGACGCCCATGGTTGCATTCTTTAGGTTTTCAGCAATCTCTACTTCCAAATCACAAATTATAAACTCTCTGATCAATGAACGACATGAGACTTTCTTTCACAGACACTGCCGTGGAAGTAGCAAATCTTGTGTACTGATGGATGGAGTGGTTGAGATCGCATGGTACTGCCCAACAGGAGAGAAGACGGATAAATTCACAAATTGTATTGCATTCTGTAATCTTCACGGTGATGCACAATCTAATGAGACacagatgaaaattctgtctgaGGAGTCCTCGAtaaatgttgtgcttttgccTGATCTAGATAAGAGTGACAAAAGTATGACAATTGTGGAACAGCTGTACAACAACCCAAAGCCTCTCATCTGTCTACTGACTGAAGACGAATCTGTTGTTACAGAGATGCgaaaagacaaatataaaatcggtttaaaagacagaaataaatCTGATGTGTCCGAAGAACTGAGAAGATCCATCAATAAATGCCTCTCAAACACAAAGTCCAATTTTAAACTTTCTGATATTGTCAAACAATCTGGAATCAAAATAGACGAGACTGATAGATGTTGCAAAAAGGGAAATGAAATGGCAAAGCAGATAACTGCGTTACTAGAGAACAGCAAACTCTCcaaaattaaagaaacatttctgcCATGTCAGGGGAAATTGTGGCACAAGTGGTGCCTGAAGAACAAAGAGCTATATCGACCTCAAGGGAACAATATTGAAATGCATAGCAGCCAAAAGCAAATGGAGATGTGTAAGATCAGAGAACAGCAGAGGGAACGTGGTCTAAGTACATTCATGAAGTTGTTTATTGAAAAGCTTGACTCGGCAAATGCTAATGAGAAGATGTATTTCCTCAAATGGCTTGGATTCTTCTTGGATGAACATACTTTGGGAGACCTCTCCGCACTTCATCTTAAATATGACGACAAGTGGTCAAAAGTGttgcatttgaaaaagaaacatgatAAATCTGAGCAACTGAAAGAAGAACAAACACAACTTGAGGAAATGTCGGAAGAAATCAATGCAGCAACGTTTGGCTTGGAGCACTTGCTAAGAGAAATTGGCCAGATCTATGAATCGCATGAATCGggcaagaaaaacaaagaaacagctGGATGTCCGTTTAATGTGAGCTCTCTCCCAAGACTTGCAGCAGAGCTCATGGTATCTGGATATCCTATGGAGCTGATGGACGGTGATGCAGCTCATGTTCCTATGATCTGGGTTAAAGCTGTTCAAGATGAGCTTATTAAGATACTGGGAGATAAAAGAGTCTTTGTGTTGTCTGTGTTGGGGATTCAGAGTACTGGGAAATCCACTTTGCTGAATGCCATGTTCGGACTGCAGTTTGCAGTCAGTGCTGGTAGATGCACCAGAGGAGCCTTCATGCAGCTTGTCAAGGTGTCTGAAGaactgaaaaaacattttaaatttgaataCCTTCTAATTGTTGATACCGAGGGGCTTCGTGCTCTAGAACTGGCTGGCAGGTCAACAAGACATCATGACAACGAAATGGCAACGTTTGTGGTCGGCCTTGGACATATGACGTTGATCAACATCTTTGGGGAGAATCCAGCAGAGATGCAGGACATCCTTCAGATTGTTGTTCAAGCCTTTCTGAGGATGAAAAAGGTACGACTGAACCCCAGATGTATGTTTGTGCATCAGAATGTTGGAGATATCACAGCTGGTGAGAAGAACATGGTAGGGAAAAGACGCTTACAAGAGAAACTAGATGAGATGACTCAGTTAGCAGCCAAAGAGGAAGTCTGTGATGCAGAATGTTTCAGTGATGTCATTAAATTTGATATAAAGACCGATGTAAGGTATTTTGCCCAACTCTGGGAGGGCAGCCCACCCATGGCTCCACCCAATCCACGCTACAGTGAAAATGTCCAGGAGCTTAAGGACGCTATACTCTCACACGCTTCGAAGTGTAATGGTATAACACTTACACAATTCAGAGATCGTGTTGGAGACCTCTGGAATGCTCTTCTGAatgaaaactttgtttttagCTTCAAGAATACTTTAGAGATTGTAATGTACAGGAAATTAGAGGAGGAGTATGCAAAGTGGACTTGGAGTCTCAGGAGTGCCATGCTGGAGATTGAAGACAAATTTCACAACAGAATTAACAACAGACAACTGCGTAAAGTTGAGAGTAGAGACCTGGAGCAGGAGATGGCAAAGGTCAATGAGGAGGTGAAAGAGTCTATGAAGGTTTACTTTGAAGAACATAAAGAGAAAGACATTTTGATTCAATGGAGAAtgaaatttcaagaaaaaatTGAGCATCTGCATGGAGATCTTGTGAGAGATGCAAAAAGGAAGCTGGATAACATCAGTCACCAAAGGGAAGCTCTCTCCAAACTTGATGGGCAGAAAACATTACATGAGCGAAAACTGCTTGACAAAAGCAAAGAGCTTGGGTTCAGtcttaaacaaaaacatctaGATGAGAATgagatgaagacagaatttgATCAAGTGTGGGTAAAGTGGGTGTCCGAGCTGGCTGGGGATATTCGCCCTTTGGAAGAAGTTAACATAGTCAATGATATATTTACAATTCTGGGTGAAATTCATGAAGTTGCACTTGTGCGCAAGAGATTAAGCAAATTTGAAAGCATAAATCAAATGACTGATTTCACCATATATGTAAATCCCATTAAAAAATTTGGGATTCGTTCAACTCAGACATTTGTCCTTCCACCAGAAGAACAAGAGTCAGTAAAAAATCTGGTGCAAAGTATTGTTCGTGGAACTGAGAACCAAGTTAAGTCGAAATCAGTTGCAAAGATGGGTTACAACAAAAGCTACATTCAGGAAATCACACAATtggtaaaaacaaatgttggaAAACACAAGTGCCTTCACAAACAATATGAATTCAAGAAAGAGTTCACAGTGGATTTGACACTGTTTATGTGCAAGTTGGCAGGTGAGAGATTTGCACAACTCCATCAATTGTTCATAGAAGCCAATGATCCATTGATATATCTGGAGAAAAAGAAACCAGAATACTTTAATGTCTTTCAAGGGTTCTGCAGAGGTGCAACATCTGCCGCAGTTTTTGGCGCCTTGATTTGTAGTGAACTCAAAGAACCCATTCTACAAAGCGTCTACAACAAGACTGCAAAAGATCTGGCAGGAGAGATGCGGACAAATATTCCAGCTTTCACAGGCAACAGGTCAAACTTGGAGAAACACATTCTGAAAAAACTTGCAGAGGAGGAGGACTTTGACAGCTTCATGGAGTACATTCTTTACCCTAGAGACCACTTTGAAGAGTTTATTAAAGATGAAGTTCAAGCATACATAACAAGACCGAATTCCTCTGCGCTTGCAATGAtaaaagtgaacattaaacacaagGAGAATTGCATTATCATTGCTGCTGAAACAGCAACAGCTGAAGTCTTGAGTAAACGATGGGATGCAAATATGTGGCTTGACGTTTTTTCATGCCATTTGAACGATGAGCTTGAATACAGTAAAGAGCATCTCACTGGTAACTGCTGTCAGGACATCACTGACTTTGAACTTCTGAATGAGATCGTGAAGAAAGAACTTCGTCTCATCACAGAGGAGCTGAACAAAGGCTTGACAAACCCATctgaaatcaaaatgacaaTGTTTAGAAAACCCCCAGATGAAATTTTGATTGAGAATTTCTGTCAGTGCTGTTGGGTGATATGTCCTTTCTGTAAAGTGGTCTGTGTTAACACAATGGCAGACCATCCTGGAGATCATATTGCTCCCTTTCATCGAAACTGTGGGATGAATGGGATGATTTACAGAGGTACCAATAATCTAAGCTTGAGTTTCTGCACATCTGCAGTGGCCAGTGACCGTTCCTTTTACCCATCTTGTAATCCAGATAGAAGAGTTCTGTGGAAGGAGTACAGAACAGCAGGTCCTAAATATTCAACCTGGTGCATCACACCTGATCTCTCAGAGCTGCCGTACTGGAAGTGGTTTGTGTGTCAATTTCAGGATGATTTGGAAAGTCACTATAGTAGGACATTCAAGGGGAATGGTACGATTCCAGACAATTGGCGGTACTTCACAAAAGAGGATGCTCTTGaatgtttgaataaatacatataa
- the zmp:0000000912 gene encoding interferon-induced very large GTPase 1 isoform X1, which produces MLRSVWNFFTSDPNHEDRRETHAREQEPQEKKSIDTIQEKTVPQSKVSGTSHHSTIAALSVNVAEDVRKANIKKQVRESLGGNNIHLQQYDKQEEDNKCGAGGQKSEHSEDKDKIKQQLKQLFRRLNLSPVQMKPQDFLQVTSPSMQRHEPCEEENLVQTFIQRLLMMDYRARYLPIKERQHKVNTQRKTGSGAGEGDAFENIFRRSAPVEEVNKQHSLHPMDIQMAALLHSDPFLRQLMVTKLSQCQYALPLLVPSPFNQKIEFPLWTFRQIRKSWKSYEKNISRNQGIHEAETPMVAFFRFSAISTSKSQIINSLINERHETFFHRHCRGSSKSCVLMDGVVEIAWYCPTGEKTDKFTNCIAFCNLHGDAQSNETQMKILSEESSINVVLLPDLDKSDKSMTIVEQLYNNPKPLICLLTEDESVVTEMRKDKYKIGLKDRNKSDVSEELRRSINKCLSNTKSNFKLSDIVKQSGIKIDETDRCCKKGNEMAKQITALLENSKLSKIKETFLPCQGKLWHKWCLKNKELYRPQGNNIEMHSSQKQMEMCKIREQQRERGLSTFMKLFIEKLDSANANEKMYFLKWLGFFLDEHTLGDLSALHLKYDDKWSKVLHLKKKHDKSEQLKEEQTQLEEMSEEINAATFGLEHLLREIGQIYESHESGKKNKETAGCPFNVSSLPRLAAELMVSGYPMELMDGDAAHVPMIWVKAVQDELIKILGDKRVFVLSVLGIQSTGKSTLLNAMFGLQFAVSAGRCTRGAFMQLVKVSEELKKHFKFEYLLIVDTEGLRALELAGRSTRHHDNEMATFVVGLGHMTLINIFGENPAEMQDILQIVVQAFLRMKKVRLNPRCMFVHQNVGDITAGEKNMVGKRRLQEKLDEMTQLAAKEEVCDAECFSDVIKFDIKTDVRYFAQLWEGSPPMAPPNPRYSENVQELKDAILSHASKCNGITLTQFRDRVGDLWNALLNENFVFSFKNTLEIVMYRKLEEEYAKWTWSLRSAMLEIEDKFHNRINNRQLRKVESRDLEQEMAKVNEEVKESMKVYFEEHKEKDILIQWRMKFQEKIEHLHGDLVRDAKRKLDNISHQREALSKLDGQKTLHERKLLDKSKELGFSLKQKHLDENEMKTEFDQVWVKWVSELAGDIRPLEEVNIVNDIFTILGEIHEVALVRKRLSKFESINQMTDFTIYVNPIKKFGIRSTQTFVLPPEEQESVKNLVQSIVRGTENQVKSKSVAKMGYNKSYIQEITQLVKTNVGKHKCLHKQYEFKKEFTVDLTLFMCKLAGERFAQLHQLFIEANDPLIYLEKKKPEYFNVFQGFCRGATSAAVFGALICSELKEPILQSVYNKTAKDLAGEMRTNIPAFTGNRSNLEKHILKKLAEEEDFDSFMEYILYPRDHFEEFIKDEVQAYITRPNSSALAMIKVNIKHKENCIIIAAETATAEVLSKRWDANMWLDVFSCHLNDELEYSKEHLTGNCCQDITDFELLNEIVKKELRLITEELNKGLTNPSEIKMTMFRKPPDEILIENFCQCCWVICPFCKVVCVNTMADHPGDHIAPFHRNCGMNGMIYRGTNNLSLSFCTSAVASDRSFYPSCNPDRRVLWKEYRTAGPKYSTWCITPDLSELPYWKWFVCQFQDDLESHYSRTFKGNGTIPDNWRYFTKEDALECLNKYI; this is translated from the exons atgttgAGGTCTGTTTGGAATTTCTTCACTTCAGATCCTAATCATGAAGACAGAAGGGAAACACATGCTCGAGAACAGGAACCTCAAGAAAAGAAGAGTATTGATACCATTCAAGAGA AAACAGTCCCACAGAGCAAAGTATCAGGGACATCACACCATTCCACTATAGCTGCTCTTAGTGTTAATGTTGCTGAAGATGTGAGGAAAG caaacattaaaaaacaagtaAGAGAGTCGCTAGGAG gcAACAATATTCACCTGCAACAATATGATAAG CAGGAAGAAGACAACAAGTGTGGAGCTGGAGGACAGAAATCTGAACACTCTGAAGACAAGGACAAGATCAAACAGCAACTGAAGCAGCTTTTCCGTAGACTCAATCTGAGTCCTGTCCAAATGAAACCACAAGACTTTCTGCAGGTGACATCACCATCAATGCAGAGACACGAACCTTGTGAAGAGGAGAACTTGGTTCAGACCTTCATACAAAGACTCTTGATGATGGATTACAGAGCAAGATACCTTCCAATAAAAGAAAGACAACATAAGGTGAACACACAAAGGAAAACAGGTTCAGGTGCAGGGGAGGGTGATGCTTTTGAGAACATCTTCAGGAGGTCTGCACCCGTTGAAGAAGTGAATAAACAGCATTCGCTTCACCCAATGGACATTCAGATGGCAGCGCTACTCCATTCAGATCCTTTCCTTCGTCAGCTTATGGTAACAAAACTGTCACAGTGTCAGTATGCTCTTCCTCTGCTTGTGCCCAGTCCTTTCAACCAAAAGATTGAGTTTCCCTTATGGACCTTCCGACAAATCAGGAAAAGCTGGAAGTCATATGAGAAGAACATCAGCAGAAACCAGGGAATCCATGAGGCCGAGACGCCCATGGTTGCATTCTTTAGGTTTTCAGCAATCTCTACTTCCAAATCACAAATTATAAACTCTCTGATCAATGAACGACATGAGACTTTCTTTCACAGACACTGCCGTGGAAGTAGCAAATCTTGTGTACTGATGGATGGAGTGGTTGAGATCGCATGGTACTGCCCAACAGGAGAGAAGACGGATAAATTCACAAATTGTATTGCATTCTGTAATCTTCACGGTGATGCACAATCTAATGAGACacagatgaaaattctgtctgaGGAGTCCTCGAtaaatgttgtgcttttgccTGATCTAGATAAGAGTGACAAAAGTATGACAATTGTGGAACAGCTGTACAACAACCCAAAGCCTCTCATCTGTCTACTGACTGAAGACGAATCTGTTGTTACAGAGATGCgaaaagacaaatataaaatcggtttaaaagacagaaataaatCTGATGTGTCCGAAGAACTGAGAAGATCCATCAATAAATGCCTCTCAAACACAAAGTCCAATTTTAAACTTTCTGATATTGTCAAACAATCTGGAATCAAAATAGACGAGACTGATAGATGTTGCAAAAAGGGAAATGAAATGGCAAAGCAGATAACTGCGTTACTAGAGAACAGCAAACTCTCcaaaattaaagaaacatttctgcCATGTCAGGGGAAATTGTGGCACAAGTGGTGCCTGAAGAACAAAGAGCTATATCGACCTCAAGGGAACAATATTGAAATGCATAGCAGCCAAAAGCAAATGGAGATGTGTAAGATCAGAGAACAGCAGAGGGAACGTGGTCTAAGTACATTCATGAAGTTGTTTATTGAAAAGCTTGACTCGGCAAATGCTAATGAGAAGATGTATTTCCTCAAATGGCTTGGATTCTTCTTGGATGAACATACTTTGGGAGACCTCTCCGCACTTCATCTTAAATATGACGACAAGTGGTCAAAAGTGttgcatttgaaaaagaaacatgatAAATCTGAGCAACTGAAAGAAGAACAAACACAACTTGAGGAAATGTCGGAAGAAATCAATGCAGCAACGTTTGGCTTGGAGCACTTGCTAAGAGAAATTGGCCAGATCTATGAATCGCATGAATCGggcaagaaaaacaaagaaacagctGGATGTCCGTTTAATGTGAGCTCTCTCCCAAGACTTGCAGCAGAGCTCATGGTATCTGGATATCCTATGGAGCTGATGGACGGTGATGCAGCTCATGTTCCTATGATCTGGGTTAAAGCTGTTCAAGATGAGCTTATTAAGATACTGGGAGATAAAAGAGTCTTTGTGTTGTCTGTGTTGGGGATTCAGAGTACTGGGAAATCCACTTTGCTGAATGCCATGTTCGGACTGCAGTTTGCAGTCAGTGCTGGTAGATGCACCAGAGGAGCCTTCATGCAGCTTGTCAAGGTGTCTGAAGaactgaaaaaacattttaaatttgaataCCTTCTAATTGTTGATACCGAGGGGCTTCGTGCTCTAGAACTGGCTGGCAGGTCAACAAGACATCATGACAACGAAATGGCAACGTTTGTGGTCGGCCTTGGACATATGACGTTGATCAACATCTTTGGGGAGAATCCAGCAGAGATGCAGGACATCCTTCAGATTGTTGTTCAAGCCTTTCTGAGGATGAAAAAGGTACGACTGAACCCCAGATGTATGTTTGTGCATCAGAATGTTGGAGATATCACAGCTGGTGAGAAGAACATGGTAGGGAAAAGACGCTTACAAGAGAAACTAGATGAGATGACTCAGTTAGCAGCCAAAGAGGAAGTCTGTGATGCAGAATGTTTCAGTGATGTCATTAAATTTGATATAAAGACCGATGTAAGGTATTTTGCCCAACTCTGGGAGGGCAGCCCACCCATGGCTCCACCCAATCCACGCTACAGTGAAAATGTCCAGGAGCTTAAGGACGCTATACTCTCACACGCTTCGAAGTGTAATGGTATAACACTTACACAATTCAGAGATCGTGTTGGAGACCTCTGGAATGCTCTTCTGAatgaaaactttgtttttagCTTCAAGAATACTTTAGAGATTGTAATGTACAGGAAATTAGAGGAGGAGTATGCAAAGTGGACTTGGAGTCTCAGGAGTGCCATGCTGGAGATTGAAGACAAATTTCACAACAGAATTAACAACAGACAACTGCGTAAAGTTGAGAGTAGAGACCTGGAGCAGGAGATGGCAAAGGTCAATGAGGAGGTGAAAGAGTCTATGAAGGTTTACTTTGAAGAACATAAAGAGAAAGACATTTTGATTCAATGGAGAAtgaaatttcaagaaaaaatTGAGCATCTGCATGGAGATCTTGTGAGAGATGCAAAAAGGAAGCTGGATAACATCAGTCACCAAAGGGAAGCTCTCTCCAAACTTGATGGGCAGAAAACATTACATGAGCGAAAACTGCTTGACAAAAGCAAAGAGCTTGGGTTCAGtcttaaacaaaaacatctaGATGAGAATgagatgaagacagaatttgATCAAGTGTGGGTAAAGTGGGTGTCCGAGCTGGCTGGGGATATTCGCCCTTTGGAAGAAGTTAACATAGTCAATGATATATTTACAATTCTGGGTGAAATTCATGAAGTTGCACTTGTGCGCAAGAGATTAAGCAAATTTGAAAGCATAAATCAAATGACTGATTTCACCATATATGTAAATCCCATTAAAAAATTTGGGATTCGTTCAACTCAGACATTTGTCCTTCCACCAGAAGAACAAGAGTCAGTAAAAAATCTGGTGCAAAGTATTGTTCGTGGAACTGAGAACCAAGTTAAGTCGAAATCAGTTGCAAAGATGGGTTACAACAAAAGCTACATTCAGGAAATCACACAATtggtaaaaacaaatgttggaAAACACAAGTGCCTTCACAAACAATATGAATTCAAGAAAGAGTTCACAGTGGATTTGACACTGTTTATGTGCAAGTTGGCAGGTGAGAGATTTGCACAACTCCATCAATTGTTCATAGAAGCCAATGATCCATTGATATATCTGGAGAAAAAGAAACCAGAATACTTTAATGTCTTTCAAGGGTTCTGCAGAGGTGCAACATCTGCCGCAGTTTTTGGCGCCTTGATTTGTAGTGAACTCAAAGAACCCATTCTACAAAGCGTCTACAACAAGACTGCAAAAGATCTGGCAGGAGAGATGCGGACAAATATTCCAGCTTTCACAGGCAACAGGTCAAACTTGGAGAAACACATTCTGAAAAAACTTGCAGAGGAGGAGGACTTTGACAGCTTCATGGAGTACATTCTTTACCCTAGAGACCACTTTGAAGAGTTTATTAAAGATGAAGTTCAAGCATACATAACAAGACCGAATTCCTCTGCGCTTGCAATGAtaaaagtgaacattaaacacaagGAGAATTGCATTATCATTGCTGCTGAAACAGCAACAGCTGAAGTCTTGAGTAAACGATGGGATGCAAATATGTGGCTTGACGTTTTTTCATGCCATTTGAACGATGAGCTTGAATACAGTAAAGAGCATCTCACTGGTAACTGCTGTCAGGACATCACTGACTTTGAACTTCTGAATGAGATCGTGAAGAAAGAACTTCGTCTCATCACAGAGGAGCTGAACAAAGGCTTGACAAACCCATctgaaatcaaaatgacaaTGTTTAGAAAACCCCCAGATGAAATTTTGATTGAGAATTTCTGTCAGTGCTGTTGGGTGATATGTCCTTTCTGTAAAGTGGTCTGTGTTAACACAATGGCAGACCATCCTGGAGATCATATTGCTCCCTTTCATCGAAACTGTGGGATGAATGGGATGATTTACAGAGGTACCAATAATCTAAGCTTGAGTTTCTGCACATCTGCAGTGGCCAGTGACCGTTCCTTTTACCCATCTTGTAATCCAGATAGAAGAGTTCTGTGGAAGGAGTACAGAACAGCAGGTCCTAAATATTCAACCTGGTGCATCACACCTGATCTCTCAGAGCTGCCGTACTGGAAGTGGTTTGTGTGTCAATTTCAGGATGATTTGGAAAGTCACTATAGTAGGACATTCAAGGGGAATGGTACGATTCCAGACAATTGGCGGTACTTCACAAAAGAGGATGCTCTTGaatgtttgaataaatacatataa